A single Elaeis guineensis isolate ETL-2024a chromosome 15, EG11, whole genome shotgun sequence DNA region contains:
- the LOC105058615 gene encoding uncharacterized protein translates to MPPRRVSVTGAVLASLLALVLHVAFNSPISPLPLPLPSSRITPNNLLKTVDKLGEGRLEGPEAVCVDGEGTLYTATRDGWIKRMQPNGSWEDWKLLGGSALLGMTVSMTGDLLVCDADKGLLKVGEDGVITLASEVDGTPIRFADDVVEASDGSVYFSDASTKFGLQDWILDLLEARPHGRLLRYDPAANKTSVVLSNLGFPNGVTLSQDQDFVVVCETWKFRCLKHWLKGEQEGKTEVFIDNLPGGPDNINLAPDGSFWIALLQLRSKWLDLIHRSSMAKRVLATLPKLVGIMQRIRSGAMVVNVASNGKITRVLDDSDGTVMFFVTSAMEFEGHLYLGSLHTNFIGKLPLK, encoded by the exons ATGCCCCCCCGGCGAGTCTCTGTAACCGGCGCAGTGCTAGCTTCTCTTCTAGCTCTCGTCCTCCATGTAGCCTTCAACTCCCccatctcccctctccctctaccCCTCCCCTCCTCACGCATCACTCCCAACAACCTCCTAAAG ACAGTGGATAAGCTGGGAGAAGGGAGATTGGAGGGTCCAGAAGCTGTGTGTGTGGATGGCGAGGGTACACTGTACACCGCTACGAGGGACGGATGGATCAAGAGGATGCAGCCCAACGGCTCGTGGGAGGATTGGAAGCTGCTTGGAGGCTCGGCGCTGCTGGGGATGACCGTGTCAATGACCGGAGATCTCCTCGTCTGTGACGCCGATAAG GGTTTACTAAAGGTTGGGGAGGATGGAGTGATCACTCTTGCTTCGGAAGTGGATGGCACTCCTATCAG ATTTGCGGATGATGTGGTGGAAGCATCGGATGGGAGCGTGTATTTCAGCGATGCAAGTACCAAATTCGGACTCCAAGATTGGATTCTCGATCTTCTCGAAGCTAGGCCTCATGGCCGGCTCCTCCGGTACGACCCTGCCGCCAACAAAACTTCGGTGGTGCTCTCCAACCTAGGCTTTCCCAATGGCGTTACCCTCTCACAGGACCAAGACTTCGTGGTGGTTTGTGAGACATGGAA ATTCCGGTGTTTGAAGCATTGGTTGAAGGGAGAGCAGGAAGGAAAAACAGAGGTTTTCATTGACAACCTCCCAGGAGGACCAGACAACATTAATCTTGCACCAGATGGATCTTTCTGGATTGCTCTTCTACAG CTTAGATCGAAGTGGCTTGATTTGATTCATCGCTCCAGCATGGCTAAACGAGTGCTTGCAACACTTCCAAAACTAGTTGGAATTATGCAACGCATTAGGAGCGGGGCAATGGTTGTGAATGTAGCTTCCAATGGCAAGATCACACGAGTGCTTGATGATTCCGATGGTACAGTAATGTTCTTTGTCACCTCTGCGATGGAATTTGAGGGTCATCTCTACTTGGGCAGCCTGCACACAAACTTCATAGGAAAGCTGCCTTTGAAATGA